One genomic region from Prunus persica cultivar Lovell chromosome G3, Prunus_persica_NCBIv2, whole genome shotgun sequence encodes:
- the LOC18782279 gene encoding uncharacterized protein LOC18782279 gives MASDLSVILPRVLIVSRRTLRKNKFVDFVGEYHLDLIVGYGAVPVIVPRVNGVHMLLDSFEPIHGVLLCEGEDIDPSLYETEVDVSGLSPEELEEIRRLHASDTAIDKEKDSIEMRLAKLCLERNIPYLGICRGSQVLNVACGGTLYQDIEKELSKKHNENYELKPQNGVQVQHINYDDYDGHRHVVQVVEETPLHQWFKESVEKEGKMEIWVNSYHHQGVKKLAQRFVPMAFAPDGLIEGFYDPDAYNPEEGKFIMGLQFHPERMRRPDSDEFDYPGCPSAYQEFVKAAIAYKNKVNSSTSVPQPLKLDGEMEMKRKKIVRSFSLARNIYSGGLGSGLQRIKESELEAGAEFLESNTALSLQQENRLKQMGATVRNAGSYIERLKLNEERERLARNVMGKMSVEQLSDLLAFYHMMGQICSEVLERKLNGIVNDIDP, from the exons ATGGCTTCTGATCTCTCCGTCATCCTCCCTCGCGTTCTCATCGTCTCTAGACGTACCCTTCGCAAGAACAAGTTCGTGGATTTTGTGG GTGAATACCATCTTGATCTCATAGTAGGCTATGGAGCAGTGCCAGTGATTGTGCCCCGTGTCAATGGGGTCCACATGTTACTGGACAGCTTCGAGCCCATCCATGGAGTTCTGCTCTGTGAAGGAGAAGACATCGACCCATCGCTGTATGAAACAGAGGTGGATGTTTCAGGCCTTTCACCAGAAGAATTGGAAGAAATCAGGAGGCTTCATGCAAGTGACACAGCcattgacaaagaaaaagactccattgaaaTGAGGCTGGCCAAGCTTTGCCTTGAAAGGAACATACCCTACTTGGGCATTTGCAGAGGCTCACAAGTCTTGAATGTGGCATGTGGAGGTACCCTTTACCAGGACATAGAGAAAGAGCTCTCCAAAAAACacaatgaaaattatgagttAAAGCCTCAAAATGGGGTTCAAGTTCAACATATTAATTATGATGATTATGATGGGCACAGGCATGTGGTGCAGGTGGTGGAGGAGACCCCTTTGCATCAATGGTTTAAGGAGTCTGTGGAGAAAGAGGGGAAGATGGAGATTTGGGTTAATAGTTATCACCATCAGGGTGTTAAGAAATTGGCTCAGAGGTTTGTGCCAATGGCATTTGCACCAGATGGTTTGATTGAAGGGTTTTATGATCCAGATGCTTATAATCCTGAGGAAGGTAAGTTTATAATGGGGCTACAATTTCATCCAGAAAGAATGAGGAGGCCAGATTCAGATGAATTTGATTACCCTGGTTGCCCATCTGCTTATCAG GAATTTGTGAAGGCAGCAATTGCTTACAAGAACAAGGTTAATAGCTCAACTTCAGTTCCACAACCTTTGAAGCTTGATGGTGAAATGgagatgaagagaaagaaaattgtCAGAAGTTTCTCACTTGCAAGAAACATATACAGTGGAGGCCTAGGAAGTGGTTTGCAACGAATCAAGGAATCTGAACTCGAAGCTGGAGCAGAATTCCTAGAG TCAAACACAGCATTGAGCTTACAGCAGGAGAATAGGCTAAAGCAAATGGGTGCAACAGTGAGAAATGCAGGGTCCTACATAGAGAGATTGAAATTgaatgaggagagagaaaggttAGCAAGGAATGTGATGGGGAAAATGTCAGTTGAGCAATTGTCTGATCTGTTGGCTTTCTACCATATGATGGGGCAAATCTGTTCTGAAGTTTTGGAAAGAAAGCTCAATGGGATTGTCAATGATATTGATCCTTGA
- the LOC18784316 gene encoding putative pectinesterase 63, protein MAGKTTCMGVDAALTMTLILLTATIAMADDDTPVPADQSQVNTWFNNNVKPYTERQGTLDPALATAEAGQTVIKVMKDGSGQFKTITDAINSIPADNTKRVIVYIGEGEYEEKITIPRNKPFVTFYGSPTNMPTLTFTGTAQKYGTVNSATVIVESDYFMAANVIIKNSSPRPDGKAVGAQAVALRVSGNKSALYNCKLIGFQDTLCDDKGNHFFKDCFIEGTVDFIWGSGKSLYLNNELHVVGDNGLTVITAQARDSASDDTGYSFAHCNITGTGNGTYLGRAWRISPMVVFAYTSMSKVINPAGWSNDNHPERDNTVFYGEYKCSGPGSSVAGRVKYIKHMTDEQIKPFLSLDYIQGSKWLLPPPNPKV, encoded by the exons atggcagGAAAAACAACATGCATGGGCGTCGATGCAGCTCTAACCATGACATTAATTCTTCTCACTGCCACCATAGCCATGGCGGATGATGATACACCGGTACCAGCCGACCAATCCCAAGTCAACACGTGGTTCAATAACAATGTGAAGCCGTACACAGAACGGCAGGGCACGCTTGACCCTGCGCTTGCAACGGCTGAGGCTGGTCAAACCGTCATCAAGGTCATGAAAGATGGAAGTGGACAATTCAAGACTATTACTGATGCCATTAACAGCATTCCGGCCGACAACACCAAACGTGTCATTGTGTACATTGGAGAGGGAGAGTACGAAGAGAAAATCACAATTCCACGGAATAAACCATTTGTTACATTTTATGGCTCTCCAACCAATATGCCAACTTTGACCTTTACTGGCACAGCCCAAAAGTATGGAACTGTGAATAGTGCTACAGTGATTGTTGAATCTGACTACTTCATGGCAGCTAATGTTATTATTAAG AACTCTTCACCAAGGCCAGATGGGAAAGCAGTGGGAGCGCAGGCAGTGGCATTGAGGGTGTCGGGGAACAAGTCAGCCTTGTACAATTGCAAGCTTATTGGTTTCCAGGACACCCTTTGTGATGATAAGGGCAATCATTTTTTCAAGGACTGCTTTATTGAAGGCACTGTGGATTTCATCTGGGGAAGTGGAAAGTCTCTCTATTTG AACAATGAGTTACATGTGGTGGGGGATAATGGATTAACAGTGATAACAGCACAAGCAAGGGACTCAGCTTCAGATGATACTGGATACTCATTTGCCCACTGCAACATAACTGGGACTGGAAATGGCACATATTTGGGCAGGGCTTGGAGGATCAGTCCCATGGTGGTCTTTGCCTACACCAGCATGTCTAAGGTCATCAACCCCGCCGGTTGGAGCAACGATAACCACCCTGAACGTGACAA CACTGTGTTCTATGGAGAATACAAGTGTTCGGGTCCAGGTTCAAGTGTGGCTGGGAGAGTAAAATACATCAAACATATGACGGACGAACAAATCAAACCTTTCCTGAGCCTTGACTATATTCAGGGTTCCAAATGGCTGCTTCCTCCTCCAAATCCCAAAGTGTAG